A genomic window from Prunus persica cultivar Lovell chromosome G2, Prunus_persica_NCBIv2, whole genome shotgun sequence includes:
- the LOC18781139 gene encoding nifU-like protein 4, mitochondrial — protein MRGLRRLVGRSLSSDRGCEASGQFHGFRFISRRTYLLSAYSPATTSYLGHHNSPFSSSESPFTSMKWGFLGGQKRSMFIQTQSTPNPASLMFYPGKPVMEVGSADFPNARSAMNSPLAKALYGIDGITRVFYGSDFVTVTKSEDASWDLLKPEIFAAIMDFYSSGQSLFLDSKTASAMDTAIQEDDSEIIAMIKELLETRIRPAVQDDGGDIEYRGFDPETGIVKLRMQGACSGCPSSSVTLKSGIENMLMHYVPEVKSVEQEHDADDEGAALTSQME, from the exons ATGAGAGGGTTACGAAGATTGGTTGGACGAAGTCTTTCATCTGACAGAGGATGCGAAGCTTCTGGACAATTTCATGGCTTCCGATTCATTTCTCGCCGGACCTATTTGCTATCTGCTTATTCACCTGCCACGACGTCGTATCTGGGTCACCATAACTCCCCCTTTTCGTCTTCTGAATCTCCTTTCACTTCTATGAAATGGGGCTTTCTCGGTG GGCAGAAGAGAAGCATGTTTATTCAAACTCAATCCACACCCAACCCTGCATCTCTTATGTTTTATCCTGGGAAGCCTGTTATGGAAGTTGGCAGTGCCGACTTTCCGAATGCCCGTTCGGCCATGAATTCACCCCTGGCCAAAGCCCTTTATGGAATTGATG GAATTACTCGAGTGTTTTATGGATCAGATTTTGTTACTGTAACAAAGTCAGAAGATGCTTCTTGGGATCTTTTGAAGCCTGAAATCTTTGCAGCAATCATGGACTTCTATTCTTCTGGGCAGTCACTCTTTCTGGACTCAAAAACTGCATCAGCGATGGACACTGCTATTCAAGAA GATGATTCAGAAATCATTGCAATGATCAAAGAATTGTTGGAGACTCGCATCCGACCAGCAGTGCAAGATGATGGTGGCGACATTGAGTATAGGGGATTTGATCC AGAAACTGGAATAGTTAAATTGAGAATGCAAGGAGCATGCAGTGGCTGCCCAAGCTCATCAGTCACCCTGAAATCTGGCATTGAAAATATGCTAATGCATTATGTACCTGAG GTCAAAAGTGTAGAGCAAGAACACGATGCTGATGATGAAGGAGCAGCACTAACGAGTCAGATGGAATAG